From Chrysemys picta bellii isolate R12L10 chromosome 1, ASM1138683v2, whole genome shotgun sequence:
tagtaattttttattattttagttttttaatcaaaatgttatgtgggtaccaagtcaaataatttacagaagtctaagtatattacatcagcactgttacctttatcaaccaaacttgtcatctcataaaaaaaaacatatcaagttagtttgacaggatctatttgcCATAAACCTATGTTGATTGGCTTTAATTATACTACCATCCTTTAATTCATAAAGTAGGACTTTGGTTTTTAAGATTTCAGCTGAAAACCCTACACAAAGAAGTAAACACTTTGAAGCAGggcttgttctgtgtttgtacagcacctagcacaacggggccctgatccacGACTGAGGCTCttaggtgctattgcaatacaaataataataactatAAAAGACAACTCAGTTTTACCTCATTTGAAAAGATGATGAAGCTTACTCAGCCTGGCTGGGATTCAAATGTATTGTTCCAGGGAATTTAGGAATATtaattcatatatatataatatgattATATGCTGTATTTTGAAAGttttgcaatatatatatatgtagttaTTTTTGcaatagatagatatagatagatacaacattttcaaaataaaatcactgaataatctgacattttaaaaatatcaatcaAAACAGGTTATAGGTATTATGAAAAGTTCTAAACATCTTCTGTCtttaacatttttcttaaaaaaaaattttttttttctaaaaaagaaTCAATAAGCACTTCAGTGCTGCCTCCTGCAGCTGATATGGGGAACAAATCACAGCTTCAAAGCTGCCACATGTACTAGGTAGGTAGACTGGGAAGTGGCAGTGTTCCACTGGACCAGAAGTGGGTGCTGCTGAGTGAAGTGTTAACAGCTATAAAAAAAAGAGCACAGTCCTTAGTGTTTGGAAGACCTGAATGGAGGTTGGACTTGGATAGAGACATTTTTAATTCCGATGGCTGTGCTTGTGTTTGTATCCAGGGAGGCTGCTCTCCAAGAGACCAAGCAGCAGTAACTTTAAATCAGTTCAGCCACGGTGAAACCTCTGTGTTGTTGACCACCTTAGAAGTTGCTTGTGAACTAGACATTCAGGGAGTACTGCATGTGCTGAACACATGCTCCAAAATATGGAGTAAGATATCCACTGTATTAATTACTTAAAGCACACACAGTGGAGCCCAAGTCCCGGTCACATCATACTGAGGAGGACAAGAACATTGTCAAGAATTTAGTAGACTTGCTGGCTGCAGCTGAATAGGAAGTGCTCCCCTGGCTTCAGGACATGACCAGCTGTTAGCCATTGTCGAGCCTATCTTTGGGTGAAGGTCAGCTCTGGCAGGGGAAGGTGTGTCACAAGgatggccctttaaggggagttAGATGCCCAGCCAACCTCAGCTGCAAGGAGGTGCTTTGGAGGTGGCAGTGCCCCTTCTACACTATCCTTCAGAGAATGCCACATTAGAGGCTTCAGTAGGAACCTGCAGcatgtaattaataataaaacatctttattaatgaaataGCTATTACCTATTTTATGCATAATGGGTCAGATCTCATTTATTCAGGAAAATATACCTCACTGAGCCAACAAAGTTATCAGATGAGGAGTTCAGCAGACCTTAGACAAACTTCAGAGCTTGCAGAATCCAATGGGACTCATCATATTACACTCACCATACACATTTATTTGTTCTCCAAAAAGGCTTGTATGTATATAGTCCTTCTACACTAATTTTGTATTAGCACCAAATTCTCATAAATATATTGGCTCACTCTTAATTCTACTAAGTCCCGATATATTtccataatatttttttctgaatagaAACAGCCAGCAAAAGAGGACATTTATCTGTTTCTTTTAAATTAGTTTAATTAAtttgcttgtgaaaggtgccaaATGGACAAAATTGAAGATTACTGTACATTTCCCCAGAACTGATACAGGACTAGAAATGCAGTTCAAGATTCCTCACACTGTTTAATATCCTCAACCCTAACCTTGAGTGACCAGAGCGTAGATTTAGTCACAGCCTGATTTGATCCTTGGCTTCTTTGCTGATACTTCCAACAAGGGTCCCAGTAGGTGGgtttttggttgttgggtttttttgtttggtttggggttCTTTTGGCTGGCACACTTGTCTGCTAGGAACCTACCAAGGGtagcagtggattctccatcactggcaatcttaaaatcaaggttggatgtttttctaaaagatattctctaATTCAAACACAGCTATcggacttgaagcaggaattaactcagagaagtcctatggcctgtgttatgcagatcagactagatgatcacaaaggtcttttctggtcttaaaatctatgaaggtCACACGGAAAATCTATGACCTAGGCAGGAATATATCCCAGATCTTGATCTTAGTAATGGGCTTCAATCTCAAGGCCTTTCTTCCTCTCAAGCAAACAGCTGGCCTTACCCACAGAAGAAATGTGCAGGACTGGTGGCTAGAAATAACAAGCATTTTACTTATAAACTGAACAGTTCATTCTGGAAGTAACTGAGAAACAATAAACCTGGAACCCAGCAAAAAAATTTTACAGTCACTCTTCATAAGTGTTACCACTCTTTAAGGGTTCCGTGTCCCATTACCAGTCTGTTATACACAGAATATCTCAAGTCAACTAAGAAAACTATTACTGTACTGAGTATCCTAATTTAACCAGGAAAATAAATCAttcagggtgaaattcagcctTAGCATGAATAAATACATCCCTTACATTTTTAAAGGGCAATTTTTGGTGATAATTGGGAATAAATTGCTCAAATTTTACAGAAAATCATTCACAAACTATAGATATTATAAAATTATAGTCAGATATTAGACGCTTACCTCCATTGTTCTGTACTCCTGTTTATTAATCTGTGGCATTGCCCAAGATGAATCATGCAGCTTCATTTTTGTCTTGTAACTTACACACTGGATGACAGTGCCAATGGTAAGCATTGCCTGAATTAACAGCATCAGCATCAGAAGTAACAGAAGTATATCATAAgattgctaaaaataaaaatgtatacaaGTTGTTAGGTATTTAACTATCATACCTGTCTTTTCTGCCTTCTCTCACTTCATATTTTCTGGAGTTCTCCCACAGTTTACATGTCTCAGTATGACACCTTATTTTTTCTCTAGCTGACTGATCAAACACTTCGTTGTTTTGGAAAACTAAACTGCATTGAAAAGTCTTGAACAGAGTTGGGTGAAATTTGTTAGTTTTAGTTTGGTGTAAATCATTCACTTTCTATTCACATATCTTTGAGTACCTGGGCATGAAGCCCTCAGGAAACTTGAGCTGGTGCAGAGTGTAGTAGTACatttcctcagcaacacaggctactggGATCTACAAACTCTATTAATTTTTCCCCAAACCAAGCTTTGAATGAATCCAAGTGTTTACAGGTGAACATTTAGCACTCTATCCCACTGTGCCACTTACTGGTAGGCATCCTAGGAAATGAGTTGAAAGTTTAGAACTTTGAAGTTTGTTAGCCACAATTTTATGAACACTTGCTGAGCTGTTATGGAAAAGTTCTAtggaatttaaataaaaaataattacctTCTTATAGGTTATTTTTAACCATTCTATAGAATTTGATGGAGAACtataaccctgttatagtcttctaTAGGATGGTTCAAAATAACTATAGAAAGGATAGTTTTAGGATGTTATATAAGTTTTTAGAGTAATTTCCAGAACATTTTAGTCATTCTCCGTAATACAGCTCTCTATATTCTTATGATACATAACTCATAATACTCTTTATTTACTCCATCTGAATTGCTAATTGATGGATGCTAATTTTTCAAAAGAGTAAAATACGTACTTTAACTCCTGGTGGATAATTTTTAAAGATGTCAATAACTCGCATGATACTGAAGGATAAGTATCCAGAAGCAGTGAACAACAATGGAGAAGTGACACTGCTTATGGCAATCAGGACCTCAACCTAGTTAAAACAAGATATTAAACTTTAAATTAAGATGTTAAACTTgtgttaaagaaataaaaataagagcAAATAACATTGGTTCTTGATTCCACTTCTGTCTGCAGCAAGTGTAATGGGAGTGTGTGGTAAAAATATATAGAAAGGGCCCAATCTGCAAGCCACCCATGCTCAGATCTCTCCTCTAAGTATGTACAGAAGCAGGAATTCAAATAAATGAATATTCACTATGGAGGCTAAATGCTACTAGCTAAGAACTCTATTGCTTTGTAGTACATTTAAACTCATTTCCATTCAAAGTTCAAGAGGGTTGTTgtattgttttgttctgttttgaatatgtctttcaagtacaggCAGAGGAAACAAAAATGGATTAGGAGGGCTAGCATGGAAGGGACactattatttttttcatttacatgAAACAGTGAGAATTACAGCCAAACAttatcactgagctatccctcccccccatgcgcGCTATACATGCTAAATAACTAAACCAACAGATTTTGGTGGTTTCAGGTAAGTTTCCTTATGATAATAATAGGCTGGTTTTCATTCAAAGATAATTCTGTAGGGTCAAATTCTGTTTCAATTACTGCCGTAGATCACTACCGTCTTAAGTGTGGCTGCATGGGtctaactgagaacagaatttggactACTAGCTGTTTGGTGAGGCAGACCCATTTTGTGCCCCTGCTGACTCTCCTTACCATCTCTGTAGTAATGTCCACAACTTCCCCTGAAATATccagtacaaataaatattttgtacattttaatcaattaaaaatctattttgtttAATGGTATATCGCATGAGGAAAGCCAACTGAACTCTATTTTAGTACAATTAACTTTATAAGTACAGAGCCAAGCACTCCATTAGCCTCCTTTCTAACAGTATTAATTGAGTATTCCAAGGACCCCTGACATCTATTTTGTTATATTTAGTATATAACTTTTTATGGTCACTTTACCATGAACATATATTAGTTGTATGATTATCACCAAAGGACTTTATTCATAATATTCCATTATAGCACAATATCTGAACATTGCACATATACTTACCAGACATTTACTTGGATATTCAGCAGCTACATGACTTGCAATGGCACTTGGAAAGCACTGAAAAGAACACCAAGACATTAGAAAACATTAAGAattagctcctcagctggtgtaaattggcatagcttcattgactgcagtggagctacattgatttacactagctgagaattgGGTCCTCAGTTTGCTCCAAATAATGTGAAATTTTGTTATAAAGTTATAATTTTGTATAACACTGTATAGGCAATATTTATGGTACACCTcaaccctgatataacgctgtccttgggagccaaaaaattttaccgtgttgtaggtgaaaccgcattatatcgaacttgctttgatctgccagagtgtgcagccgctccccccccccccccccggagcactgctttaccgtgttatatccgaattcatgttatatcgggtcgtgttatatcagggtagatgTGTACTAATTTAATGGGAAGAAAAATTACCTCAAAAACTTTATTGCCATTAATGGAGTGTTCTGTACTACTAAACTATACCTATCAAGATGAGACTATTACCCACGTAGCCTAAGTCAGTAGGTCTTCGATGTGCTAACATCCTACTGAGCTTGAATTTAGCACGCTAAAGGATTCTGGGTGAATTCACCCGGGGACTGGTGTCCCCCTCCATTTTGTGCTGAGGAGATTGCCAACCACCGGATCCATGTAAGCATGGACCCAGTGGCTTCTCCATTACCTGTCCCCTCAGTGGAATGGAGGCTTGCACAGTTACCCCCTTATGAATCTTCTTCTCCTATCTGCAGCTCTCATTATGTTGTTATCATCATGAAGGGTTTTACACGGAGATGAATGTTCACCACCAATTATTAGCAGGTTCAAGTATGTAATTGGGACAGCCATTTAATCAAGATGATAGGCTGACAATGGCATCCTAAGGATTTCATTGTAGTGAAATTCAACCCAGATCTTAATTTTGCAGACCGAAAGatggtattttaaaaacatagaCCTGTTTAGTAAAAAATAACCCTTTAATAGCCTTATTTTattgctgatttcaatgggaattttacctaaGTAAGGCACTTACATTCTAATACAGTGTTGTAAATCAAAAAGCAGGCATGTTAGATAATCTAGCACAATCGTTAAAAAGCATTAATTTTTTGTAAGGCAGTGATTGAAAATTAATTTGAGAGCCAAATAAACATCAGGCTTAGAGAGACAATGTATAAAAAGCTACATTTAATAGTGTAGTACTTACAGCCACTAAAATCCAAAAGAATGTTACTGAAAGGTATGGACCTGAGACTAACACATCCATATTCAAAGCAATTATTCCACCAAATACTGCAGAAATTCCAATAATCACTTCAATTACCTGAAAAAATTAGAGCACCAAAATAATTAGCAATGAATTTGACTACGTTTTTACAGTCATTTCAGTTGTGTAGGTAGGATGTCTCATAGATGTTAATGGATGCATTTATGACATGAGAAATGTTTGAGGCCAATACTACACTCATGAAAGACTACGGCAAAGCTTCCATTAGTTAAAATGGGAGTAGGACTGAACCCATTCTACATGTTTACAATTTTATTCAGTGTTTCCAATCAAAAATAAATTGTCATGTCTACAATTGTTTCTTATTTAATCATCAAGTAGACTTTTCCTTCCTGTTTAGGACAGTTGGAATTTATCTTGCAACATCCACGTGTATCTCATGTTCATGTTGCCATATTATAACAAGCCTGTTCCTGAAGCTATTACACACAGAACTCTCACAGGCTTTAAAGGAGttcagtacatgaaaagatgagagAATAAATTCATATATCTCAAGAAAACAAAGCTTTTCTTACTGAATAGGATTTCAGAATTCGAGTAGGAAAGCTGACATCATTCAAAATGCTGGTACTGTCATATACGGTACTCTAAAGGTAAAAAAGAAACATAATCTGAAAGAAGTATGCAGTTTAATAAGGGCCAGGTTGTGGCTTGACTCTACACAGTATAAGGGGCAGTCAGACGTATCCCCCCAATCACTTGTGAAGTCTGCCTACAGCTTGACTATAAGGTTGTGGGGAAGAGCAGGTGTTGCATGCCCTGTTCCCAGGGAATGAGTAGAGCATTGGTTCCACCCCCTAACACACTGGCCACAGCAGATGATCAAAAGGGAAGTAAGGGTCAGCAGCAAATTTCCTCCCCCTGggagcaagtggggagcagggaaggaatcATAGCTCTCTGAATCACAATTGCTTTCTATAGGATCTCAGGAGACCCAAAAAGCACAAACTAGTCCAATGTAAGCATTGTCAATACAACATATTAAGTTTTATATGTGGACACAAAGCATTTTTTTCTGAGAGGGAGAAATTTTCTATATCCTTCACTGAACcataaatatttcatattttccCCTACTTTGTATTCTCATCTTTGAGGCTCATATATTTCCATCATTACTAATGAAGGCCCTAAATTGTAATGGAATCCACTCAGAAAACATGAGACCCCACTCCTTATCATATTAGGGCCAGAGTAAGCCACTCCTTCTCATGTAGTGCAGAACCTTCCTACACAAAGTAGTCCCAAAAGGTGGAAGAATCCAGCCCTTATACAGTTTCTGTTAAGTAATGGAAGACATTCATTCTCACTCATCCCATTTTCCCTCTGGGACTGAGTGTGCTGCCCTCACAGCAGTTTCAGCCTTTACTGGCATAGTTAGAGTGGAAATCAAGCCACAGTTTGCTACATAGCTTTGCATATCAAACAGCATTACCACTGGATTACAAAATGGCATAGATACAGGGCCAGTTTCCCACAGTGCAGCCCATTTGCACTACTACAGTGTTGCAAAAGGGCCATAAACTTGTCAGATTCCCCAGACAAGGATTCTACCAGTGTGGGATAGCTATCTCTTATGCCAGCACCTCACCCACCGCAGTTCATGGTACAGGAAGCATCTGTGGGTGTTTGCTTCATTCTGGGAAGAAGCATGTGCTATTGCAGAAATCATATAAGGTGGGATATTGAAAAGTGCCTATgtcacttaggagcacaagtgtCATTGACTTTCTAAGTCACTTaaggtggttttgaaaatcccacccacagccccaaATCCTGCACCCAGCACTCAGCCCATGCTACCCATGTTAATACTGGGGAACTCTGCATAGGCAATGTGGGAAGGAATCTACCCTCTTCCTCACGCCTCGGAACAGCAGCAAAGCTTTGCACATATGCATGCCTGAAGGACAGGGAATAGCTCAGAGTATCTGCACAATTATGGTGTCTTTCAACCACCCTACCTGTCTACTGTCAAAAGTGTCCCAATGGAGTTACGCTCTACAAAAAGCAAGGAATATGGGTGCCCTGCATGAGCTCATGGTATCCTGACCATGGTGCACAGTACAgttatatatcagaggggtagccgtgttagtctgaatctgtaaaaagcaacagagggtcctatggcacctttaagactaacagaagtattgggagcataagtgggtaagaacctcacttcttcagatgcaagatgcaagTACAGTTATAGTAGTCACACTTTGCACATGGCCCTCTGGCACCTTTGGAGATGGGAGAAAATTTGGGCATCATTATATTACAGTAGACGCTCATTAGTAGCAACATATTGGTGCCCTTTTGCTGTTGCTCCTAAGCTGTTAGGGGAGTGTCATCTGACCAAAAGTGTTTGAAGAGTTAAGAGTGTTTCAGAAGGGGTGTGGCAGCTATGTTTTGGAGATGGGGCAGGATTGGAGACCCCAAGTTTTGGGGGAATGGGCAGGAGCACCCTGTGTTTGGCCTGGGAGCCCCCAGTTTGCAAAATGTCTGAGTGAGCCTAGCTGCCGGGGAAAGGCTGAGGATGCTTCTTCTGGCAGCTTCATGCCCCACTCTGGcaagggctggctggctggctgggaggaGTGTGGAGGTGGCTCCTAGCACAGACAGCGGAGACAGGAGCAGGGAAGCGGACAGGCCAGTGCCCTGGGGAGGGAGGTCCCCCGAACCCtcactgcaaaacagcacacccacaccctgcCACTGGCAACCAAGATGGAGGGGACATCTCAGTGCATGGGGGGGCTCCCCCATATGTCCCACTTCAAAACAGCAACCCCCTGCCGCTGCCTGTAAGCCAGATGCTGAAGACAGGAGGAGGAAACCTTTCAGCTGTGCCTCTGCTGCTCCCCTGactccagcttccccccccgAAAAATCCCTTCTCTTCCAGATCCTCTCCCCAACCTCCCACTATGTATgctctccatgcaggctctgtcaggcAGGGCAAGTGGACGAGACTCTGTGCCCTGGAGCTGCACTGAAGGGTCAGGAGGGGAGTGGAATGATGCAgtttggggcagagggggaacaccttatctgccccccatctccacccctgGATGTGACATCACAAcagggatggtttagttgggaattggtcctgctttgagcagggggttggactggatgacttcctgaggtcccttccagccctgatattctatgattctatgaacgtcACAAATGTTGCTCTTATGTGGCGTCTATGTTACTGTTACCAAGTAGACAAGTCACAGTAGGGGAGTTCCCAGGGGAAATATTGCTTTTAAGCGGCGGTTGTTCTTGCAAGGTGTTGCTGCAAACAAGTGTCTCCTGTACCTTGATTTCTCTTATTTATTG
This genomic window contains:
- the MLC1 gene encoding membrane protein MLC1 isoform X5; this translates as MDYLRCAAGSCIPSAVVSFAIARNKVNVIPNFQILFVSTFAVTTTCLIWFGCKLVLNPSAININFNLILLILLEIFMATTVIISARSNEDCCRRKKSTVYDSTSILNDVSFPTRILKSYSVIEVIIGISAVFGGIIALNMDVLVSGPYLSVTFFWILVACFPSAIASHVAAEYPSKCLVEVLIAISSVTSPLLFTASGYLSFSIMRVIDIFKNYPPGVKQSYDILLLLLMLMLLIQAMLTIGTVIQCVSYKTKMKLHDSSWAMPQINKQEYRTMEVSNNTIKDFDKDKAWKAVVVQMAQ
- the MLC1 gene encoding membrane protein MLC1 isoform X3, with protein sequence MTREEGYREEFNYDRMPTLERGKQENGNYVPDIKSSDLQISTRFHPCFSYRTWIFSLLMGCIPSAVVSFAIARNKVNVIPNFQILFVSTFAVTTTCLIWFGCKLVLNPSAININFNLILLILLEIFMATTVIISARSNEDCCRRKKSTVYDSTSILNDVSFPTRILKSYSVIEVIIGISAVFGGIIALNMDVLVSGPYLSVTFFWILVACFPSAIASHVAAEYPSKCLVEVLIAISSVTSPLLFTASGYLSFSIMRVIDIFKNYPPGVKQSYDILLLLLMLMLLIQAMLTIGTVIQCVSYKTKMKLHDSSWAMPQINKQEYRTMEVSNNTIKDFDKDKAWKAVVVQMAQ
- the MLC1 gene encoding membrane protein MLC1 isoform X4, encoding MPTLERGKQENGNYVPDIKSSDLQISTRFHPCFSYRTWIFSLLMGCIPSAVVSFAIARNKVNVIPNFQILFVSTFAVTTTCLIWFGCKLVLNPSAININFNLILLILLEIFMATTVIISARSNEDCCRRKKSTVYDSTSILNDVSFPTRILKSYSVIEVIIGISAVFGGIIALNMDVLVSGPYLSVTFFWILVACFPSAIASHVAAEYPSKCLVEVLIAISSVTSPLLFTASGYLSFSIMRVIDIFKNYPPGVKQSYDILLLLLMLMLLIQAMLTIGTVIQCVSYKTKMKLHDSSWAMPQINKQEYRTMEVSNNTIKDFDKDKAWKAVVVQMAQ